The Haloarcula sp. DT43 genome includes a region encoding these proteins:
- the phnE gene encoding phosphonate ABC transporter, permease protein PhnE: MSTDSDSLTERLLQRLLGGSRGDSAVKQRHIELKRARLVRRLAQSALLAGIAALLYVSLNAAGFWSTEWVVYWPQFVEALAQYFPPKLYFDLLPFVDLGRYYQFVNEAGLVGEAGITLAIALAGTIMGAPLALLFGILGNERVIPFPFNFLFRGVMSIIRSIPALVWALIYVPLGGITPVTATLALGTDTIGELGRLLTDELEEVDDGPIEGIKSTGAGKPQIITFGMIPQMVRPFIAWAMFVLENNVRSAVSLGIIGAGGLGVTLTIEQQTFNFTNMMATILFIVILVISVEMISQRTRSYLREGDDVEQLSFYQLAVGFPERMADSLLK, translated from the coding sequence ATGAGTACAGATTCCGATTCCCTCACCGAGAGGCTCCTTCAGCGATTACTGGGCGGTAGTCGAGGCGATTCAGCCGTCAAACAACGGCACATCGAACTGAAGCGTGCCAGACTAGTTCGTCGGCTGGCTCAATCAGCTCTACTTGCTGGTATTGCGGCACTGCTGTACGTGTCATTGAACGCGGCCGGGTTCTGGAGTACGGAATGGGTGGTGTATTGGCCACAGTTCGTCGAGGCACTCGCGCAGTATTTCCCGCCGAAGCTGTATTTCGACCTACTTCCCTTCGTCGACCTCGGCCGCTACTATCAGTTCGTGAACGAAGCGGGGCTGGTCGGAGAAGCGGGAATCACGCTCGCAATTGCGCTCGCGGGCACGATTATGGGTGCGCCGCTGGCACTGCTGTTCGGTATCCTCGGAAACGAGCGAGTCATCCCGTTTCCATTCAACTTCCTCTTCCGGGGCGTGATGAGTATTATTCGGTCGATTCCGGCGCTCGTCTGGGCGCTGATATACGTTCCCTTGGGCGGTATCACTCCAGTAACGGCAACCCTCGCGCTCGGTACAGACACTATCGGGGAACTGGGCCGTCTCCTCACCGACGAACTTGAAGAGGTAGATGACGGACCCATCGAAGGAATCAAAAGCACTGGCGCAGGCAAGCCGCAGATAATCACGTTCGGAATGATTCCTCAGATGGTCCGCCCGTTCATCGCGTGGGCGATGTTCGTTCTGGAGAACAACGTCCGGTCTGCGGTCAGTCTCGGTATCATTGGAGCGGGGGGTCTCGGAGTGACGCTCACGATTGAGCAACAAACCTTCAATTTCACCAATATGATGGCGACGATTCTGTTTATAGTGATACTCGTCATCTCCGTTGAAATGATCAGTCAGAGAACGCGGTCCTACCTCCGTGAGGGCGACGACGTAGAACAACTGAGCTTCTATCAGTTAGCTGTCGGCTTCCCGGAACGGATGGCCGATTCGCTCCTCAAATAG
- a CDS encoding SMP-30/gluconolactonase/LRE family protein — translation MDTPTQVVDIECETGEGPLWHPEDERLYWTDIPKGRVYRYDPAADDYECVYRDDNERIGGFTIQRDGSLLLFQEAGAVRRLSREDWTTESVVAPDPDRFHERFNDVIADPEGRVFAGVMPDTERDLPGQLYRLDTDGTFTLVRESCVLPNGMGFTPDRSQLYFTDTCEVDPAEPGYVYRYDYDRASGRLSDPEVFYDASDIEGYPDGLTVDSEGHVWSAFWDGGALHRFAPDGTHERKVAFDPRKVSSLTFAGEDYDTAYATTACVESREVDGPGAGSLYRVDLGVTGRPEFRSAVEV, via the coding sequence ATGGACACGCCAACACAGGTCGTCGACATCGAGTGTGAAACCGGCGAAGGGCCGCTGTGGCACCCCGAGGACGAGCGTCTCTACTGGACTGACATCCCGAAAGGGCGGGTCTACCGCTACGACCCGGCGGCCGACGACTACGAGTGTGTCTACAGGGACGACAACGAGCGTATCGGCGGCTTCACCATCCAGCGGGACGGCTCGCTGCTGTTGTTCCAGGAGGCCGGGGCGGTCCGGCGGCTCTCCCGCGAGGACTGGACGACCGAGTCCGTCGTCGCCCCGGACCCCGACCGCTTCCACGAGCGGTTCAACGACGTCATCGCGGACCCCGAGGGCCGGGTCTTCGCCGGCGTGATGCCGGACACGGAGCGGGACCTGCCCGGACAGCTCTACCGGCTGGACACCGACGGGACGTTCACGCTCGTCCGGGAGTCCTGCGTGCTCCCGAACGGGATGGGGTTCACGCCCGACCGGTCACAGCTGTATTTCACCGACACCTGCGAAGTCGACCCGGCCGAGCCCGGCTACGTCTACCGGTACGATTACGACCGCGCGAGCGGCCGGCTCTCCGACCCCGAAGTGTTCTACGACGCGAGCGACATTGAGGGGTATCCCGACGGGCTGACCGTCGACAGCGAGGGCCACGTCTGGTCGGCGTTCTGGGACGGTGGCGCGCTCCACCGGTTCGCGCCTGACGGGACCCACGAGCGCAAGGTCGCATTCGACCCCCGGAAGGTGTCGTCGCTGACCTTCGCCGGTGAGGACTACGACACAGCCTACGCGACGACGGCCTGCGTCGAGAGCCGCGAAGTCGACGGACCGGGCGCGGGGAGCCTCTACCGGGTGGACCTCGGCGTGACCGGACGGCCCGAGTTCCGGTCCGCCGTCGAGGTCTGA
- a CDS encoding SDR family NAD(P)-dependent oxidoreductase, whose translation MSGKRHADRTVVVTGAASGIGRGIARRFGEEGASVVVADVRREPKQGARYDSDVTTPTDVVVTEEMAGEATYVETDVGDPDSVAAMVDTAVETYGGVDVLVNNAGIQIAGDSQSTTVEEWHRSIDVDLSGAFYCAKFAVPHLVERRGQILNIGSVRGFEGGGGPPYAAAKAGVVNMTRDLAVELGSDGVRVNCINPGYIETPLQDINTDEDVAKAADHTLLPRFGTPEDVGDAAVFLASDEASFITGANLAVDGGWLAHSGL comes from the coding sequence ATGTCTGGCAAGCGACACGCGGACCGGACAGTCGTCGTCACCGGCGCAGCGAGTGGCATCGGGCGCGGCATCGCGCGGCGGTTCGGGGAAGAGGGCGCGAGCGTCGTCGTCGCCGACGTCCGGCGGGAGCCCAAACAGGGAGCCCGGTACGACAGCGACGTGACGACCCCGACGGACGTCGTCGTCACCGAGGAGATGGCCGGCGAGGCCACGTACGTCGAAACCGACGTGGGCGACCCCGACAGCGTCGCCGCGATGGTGGACACGGCGGTCGAGACCTACGGCGGCGTCGACGTTCTCGTCAACAACGCCGGCATCCAGATAGCGGGGGACTCCCAGTCGACGACCGTCGAGGAGTGGCACCGCTCCATCGACGTGGACCTGAGCGGGGCGTTCTACTGCGCGAAGTTCGCCGTGCCACACCTCGTCGAACGCCGGGGGCAGATACTCAACATCGGCTCCGTGCGGGGCTTCGAAGGCGGCGGCGGCCCGCCATACGCGGCGGCGAAAGCCGGCGTCGTCAACATGACTCGTGACCTCGCGGTCGAACTGGGGTCGGACGGCGTCCGGGTCAACTGCATCAACCCCGGCTACATCGAGACGCCGCTGCAGGACATCAACACCGACGAGGACGTGGCCAAAGCGGCGGACCACACACTGTTGCCCCGGTTCGGGACGCCCGAGGACGTCGGCGACGCCGCGGTGTTCCTGGCCAGCGACGAGGCGTCGTTCATCACCGGCGCGAACCTCGCGGTCGACGGCGGCTGGCTCGCACACAGCGGCCTGTGA
- a CDS encoding ATP-binding cassette domain-containing protein, giving the protein MSVDESGAAEQRHAESADTDSAGTPKLRAENLTKQFGRIVAVEDVSLEIQPAEVFALVGDNGAGKSTLMNMLSGVHEPTKGQIYKDGQPVNFSNPSEARDNGIETVYQDLALMNDLDIATNIFMGQFPQTGFGPFSVIDWSETYERAEQIMMDQLGRDLDIKTEVEFLSGGQRQLVAIGRALAFDPDVIILDEPTSALSVDATRLVQDTIDTLADRGITIVIVSHNIESVLRHADRIGVLFQGQLVDIKQPAETSLEELNELMTTGTLASGRLDD; this is encoded by the coding sequence ATGAGCGTCGACGAGAGCGGCGCGGCGGAACAGCGCCACGCCGAGAGCGCAGACACCGACTCGGCCGGCACGCCGAAGCTCCGCGCGGAGAACCTCACGAAGCAGTTCGGCCGCATCGTCGCCGTCGAGGACGTTTCCCTGGAGATACAGCCCGCGGAGGTGTTCGCGCTCGTCGGCGACAACGGAGCCGGCAAGTCGACGCTGATGAACATGCTCAGCGGCGTCCACGAGCCAACGAAGGGCCAGATATACAAGGACGGCCAGCCGGTGAACTTCAGTAACCCCTCCGAGGCGCGCGACAACGGCATCGAGACGGTCTATCAGGACCTCGCGCTGATGAACGACCTCGACATCGCCACCAACATCTTCATGGGCCAGTTCCCACAGACCGGGTTCGGCCCATTCAGCGTCATCGACTGGAGCGAAACCTACGAGCGGGCCGAACAGATAATGATGGACCAGCTCGGCCGGGACCTGGACATCAAGACCGAGGTGGAGTTCCTCTCCGGGGGCCAGCGACAGCTGGTCGCCATCGGCCGGGCGCTTGCCTTCGACCCGGACGTCATCATCCTCGATGAACCCACGAGCGCCCTCTCGGTGGACGCGACCCGGCTCGTCCAGGACACCATCGACACGCTGGCCGACCGGGGCATCACCATCGTCATCGTCAGCCACAACATCGAGTCGGTGCTTCGGCACGCGGACCGCATCGGCGTGCTGTTCCAGGGACAGCTCGTCGACATCAAGCAGCCAGCGGAGACCAGCCTGGAGGAGCTGAACGAGTTGATGACGACTGGGACGCTGGCAAGCGGTCGCCTCGACGACTAG
- the phnC gene encoding phosphonate ABC transporter ATP-binding protein: MGLNVQDLTKEYGDTTALSGVSFEVPDGSFAVVLGESGAGKSTLLRILNGLTEPTSGSVYLDGQEITNSRSDVGMVFQQHNLVDELSAYDNALTGTFNRTGFVRSLLNRQPTEDRELALEALETVGLLDEAGQRVDRMSGGQQQRVGIARALVQQPALLLADEPVASLDPASAETVMACFRETAKKRDLTTLASLHQVNIAREFGEQFIGLKDGTVVFVGSRAELTPSILEDIYGEIQTEELREGTDSNESTQAKPADKGARL, translated from the coding sequence ATGGGCCTGAATGTGCAGGATTTGACCAAAGAGTACGGGGACACGACAGCCCTATCTGGTGTCTCCTTCGAGGTTCCCGACGGGAGCTTCGCTGTCGTGCTCGGCGAGTCCGGGGCCGGCAAGTCGACGCTGCTGCGGATCCTCAACGGGTTGACCGAACCCACCTCCGGGAGCGTGTATCTCGACGGCCAGGAAATCACCAACTCGCGGTCGGACGTCGGGATGGTGTTTCAGCAGCACAATCTCGTCGATGAGCTGAGTGCCTACGATAACGCCCTGACTGGGACATTCAATCGAACCGGCTTCGTTCGGAGCCTGCTCAACCGACAGCCCACAGAGGACAGAGAACTCGCACTGGAGGCACTGGAGACGGTCGGGTTACTCGACGAGGCAGGCCAGAGAGTAGACCGAATGAGCGGGGGCCAGCAACAGCGCGTCGGAATCGCACGCGCGCTGGTCCAGCAGCCCGCGCTCCTCCTCGCCGACGAGCCTGTCGCCAGTCTGGACCCCGCCAGTGCCGAGACGGTGATGGCGTGCTTCCGTGAGACTGCCAAGAAGCGCGACCTCACGACGCTGGCGAGCCTCCATCAGGTCAACATCGCCCGGGAGTTCGGCGAGCAGTTTATCGGCCTGAAAGACGGTACGGTGGTGTTTGTTGGCTCGCGCGCGGAACTCACACCCTCGATTCTCGAAGATATCTACGGTGAGATACAGACAGAAGAACTGCGCGAAGGGACCGACTCGAACGAATCTACACAGGCCAAACCGGCCGACAAGGGTGCCAGATTATGA
- a CDS encoding aldo/keto reductase, translated as MEYRQLGSTGTRVSELCLGTWRFGKETNGVVETGREEAHDLLDAAWDRGVNFIDTANVYGTPHGTSEEYIGEWLEDYDREDFVIASKVYFPFDGRGEPGPNDSGLGRKHIRAQVEGTLDRLDTDYLDLYYIHRWDEHSDIEETLATLNDLVRAGKVHHLGASTMAAWQLTKALWQSDVEDYERFEVTQPLHHAGYYEDVKDYLDVCADQDLAVCPYSPLAGGFLTGKYERADPDDPEAVEAPDGSRGSFDDFFDDYYLSERGWHVLDEVRAVADDLGATPAQVALRWLMDWDEFTCVPIVGARTVDQLDENVAATEVALSDAQWDRIMDARYDPEGDLWGH; from the coding sequence ATGGAGTACCGACAACTCGGCAGCACGGGGACCCGCGTCTCCGAGCTCTGCCTCGGGACGTGGCGTTTCGGCAAGGAGACGAACGGCGTGGTCGAGACCGGCCGCGAGGAGGCCCACGACCTGCTGGACGCGGCGTGGGACCGCGGCGTCAACTTCATCGACACCGCCAACGTCTACGGCACCCCACACGGCACGAGCGAGGAGTATATCGGCGAGTGGCTGGAGGACTACGACCGCGAGGACTTCGTTATCGCCTCGAAGGTGTATTTCCCCTTCGACGGCCGCGGCGAACCCGGTCCGAACGATTCGGGCCTGGGCCGCAAGCACATCCGCGCGCAGGTGGAGGGGACGCTGGACCGCCTCGACACGGACTATCTCGACCTCTACTACATCCACCGCTGGGACGAGCACAGCGATATCGAGGAGACGCTGGCAACCCTAAACGACCTCGTCCGCGCGGGGAAGGTCCACCACCTCGGGGCCTCGACGATGGCCGCCTGGCAACTGACCAAGGCCCTCTGGCAGAGCGATGTCGAGGACTACGAGCGCTTCGAGGTGACACAGCCGCTCCACCACGCCGGCTACTACGAGGACGTGAAGGACTATCTCGACGTGTGTGCCGACCAAGACCTCGCGGTCTGCCCGTACTCGCCGCTCGCCGGCGGCTTCCTCACCGGGAAGTACGAACGCGCCGACCCGGACGACCCCGAAGCCGTCGAGGCTCCGGACGGGTCCCGGGGGAGCTTCGACGACTTCTTCGACGACTACTACCTCTCGGAGCGGGGCTGGCACGTCCTCGACGAGGTGCGGGCCGTCGCCGACGACCTCGGCGCGACGCCCGCCCAGGTCGCCCTGCGCTGGCTGATGGACTGGGACGAGTTCACCTGCGTCCCAATCGTCGGGGCCCGTACGGTCGACCAGCTCGACGAGAACGTCGCCGCGACGGAAGTCGCCCTCTCGGACGCGCAGTGGGACCGCATCATGGACGCCAGATACGACCCGGAGGGCGACCTCTGGGGCCACTGA
- a CDS encoding mannonate dehydratase produces MVSPALVLPHEPDERWHLARQLGVEDAVIHPLEIGNGRTQWTYDDLQGLSNWLSEVGLNFSVLEGSVPISDRVRLGREGRDADIEVFKQFLRNCGEVGIPVVCYDWMAGVRWARTGAHVEARGGSYVTEFDVDKTRGGPETLPDATHEDLWEGLEYFLREVVPVAEAAGVKLGLHPDDPPRASLRDVPRIVTSVENYERVLDIYDSEYNGVTFCQGNFAAMGADVPAAIERFGDRINFVHFRDVEGDADRFVETWHDDGPTDMLAAMRAYERHVDDDVVMRPDHVPTMAGEDNSNPGYHTNGRLFAIGYMRGLREQVRTDG; encoded by the coding sequence ATGGTTTCGCCCGCACTCGTGTTGCCACACGAACCCGACGAACGCTGGCACCTCGCCCGACAGCTGGGCGTCGAGGACGCCGTCATTCATCCGCTGGAAATCGGCAACGGCCGCACGCAGTGGACGTACGACGACTTGCAGGGGCTCTCGAACTGGCTGTCGGAGGTCGGACTGAACTTCTCCGTCCTCGAAGGGTCGGTCCCCATCTCGGACCGGGTCCGCCTCGGTCGGGAGGGTCGGGACGCGGACATCGAGGTGTTCAAGCAGTTCCTCCGGAACTGCGGCGAAGTCGGGATTCCGGTCGTCTGCTACGACTGGATGGCGGGCGTCCGCTGGGCGCGGACCGGCGCCCACGTCGAGGCTCGCGGTGGCTCCTACGTCACCGAGTTCGACGTCGACAAGACCCGCGGCGGGCCCGAGACGCTGCCGGACGCGACCCACGAGGACCTCTGGGAGGGACTGGAGTACTTCCTGCGGGAGGTCGTCCCCGTCGCGGAAGCGGCGGGAGTGAAACTCGGGCTCCACCCCGACGACCCGCCGCGGGCCTCGCTCCGGGACGTCCCCCGCATCGTCACGAGCGTCGAGAACTACGAGCGCGTCCTCGACATCTACGACAGCGAGTACAACGGCGTCACGTTCTGTCAGGGCAACTTCGCCGCGATGGGCGCGGACGTCCCTGCGGCTATCGAGCGGTTCGGCGACCGCATCAACTTCGTCCACTTCCGCGACGTCGAGGGCGACGCCGACCGGTTCGTCGAGACCTGGCACGACGACGGCCCGACGGACATGCTCGCCGCGATGCGGGCCTACGAGCGCCACGTCGACGACGACGTGGTGATGCGGCCCGACCACGTCCCGACGATGGCCGGCGAGGACAACTCAAACCCCGGCTACCACACGAACGGGCGGCTGTTCGCCATCGGCTACATGCGCGGCCTGCGGGAGCAGGTCCGGACCGACGGCTGA
- a CDS encoding heavy-metal-associated domain-containing protein yields the protein MSTTLTVEGMSCGHCEQSVEEAIEALDGVRSADADRDAEQVTVDGDASQEDLVAAVEDAGYDAAP from the coding sequence ATGTCAACGACGTTGACCGTCGAAGGGATGAGCTGCGGTCACTGTGAGCAGAGCGTCGAGGAGGCCATCGAGGCCCTGGACGGCGTCCGGAGCGCCGACGCCGACCGGGACGCCGAACAGGTGACCGTCGACGGCGACGCCAGCCAGGAGGACCTCGTCGCCGCCGTGGAAGACGCGGGCTACGACGCGGCACCGTAG
- a CDS encoding TIGR03560 family F420-dependent LLM class oxidoreductase, whose protein sequence is MQFDWMVQCYAGAGVHRDTPMLDSLDRETILRGVDTAVDTGLEGLWAPDHFMLGPKAEEFEVWTLLSALAERTDDVDLGPLVGSITYRNPALLAKMATTVDVLSEGRVRLGLGAGWHEEEHRAYGFDFPDVGTRIEMLDEGLQVVKAMFTEDSPTFDGEHYSIDGALNEPKPVSKPHPPIVVGGAGPKMLRLAARHADEWNVEISGRARGRPIEFKARKFDEYLENEGRDPDSVERSWLAHALVREDEAAVDAAVDDIFPLPWGEESDMDDELSDAAEAREKGDMLIGTPAQVAEQIERIRDLGFEKLQLMFLDFPDHRGMELFGDEVAPEFR, encoded by the coding sequence ATGCAGTTCGACTGGATGGTCCAGTGCTACGCGGGCGCTGGCGTTCACCGGGACACACCGATGCTCGACAGTCTCGACCGGGAGACGATCCTCCGGGGCGTGGACACCGCGGTCGACACCGGCCTCGAAGGCCTGTGGGCACCCGACCACTTCATGCTCGGTCCGAAGGCCGAGGAGTTCGAGGTCTGGACGCTGTTGAGCGCGCTCGCCGAGCGGACCGACGACGTCGACCTCGGGCCGCTGGTCGGCTCGATTACGTACCGGAACCCCGCGCTGCTGGCGAAGATGGCGACGACCGTCGACGTGCTCTCCGAGGGGCGGGTCCGGCTCGGCCTCGGGGCCGGCTGGCACGAGGAAGAGCACCGCGCCTACGGCTTCGACTTCCCCGACGTCGGCACCCGAATCGAGATGCTCGACGAGGGGCTCCAGGTCGTCAAGGCGATGTTCACCGAGGACAGCCCGACCTTCGACGGGGAGCACTACAGCATCGACGGGGCGCTGAACGAGCCGAAACCGGTCAGCAAGCCCCACCCGCCGATTGTCGTGGGCGGCGCGGGGCCGAAGATGCTCCGGCTCGCCGCCCGCCACGCCGACGAGTGGAACGTCGAAATCAGCGGCCGGGCCCGCGGCCGCCCCATCGAGTTCAAGGCCCGGAAGTTCGACGAGTACCTCGAAAACGAGGGGCGGGACCCGGACTCCGTCGAGCGGTCGTGGCTCGCACACGCGCTCGTCCGGGAGGACGAGGCGGCCGTCGACGCGGCCGTCGATGACATCTTCCCGCTCCCGTGGGGCGAGGAGTCGGACATGGACGACGAACTGAGCGACGCCGCCGAGGCCCGGGAGAAAGGCGACATGCTCATCGGGACGCCCGCACAGGTCGCCGAGCAGATAGAGCGCATCCGCGACCTCGGGTTCGAGAAACTCCAGCTGATGTTTCTGGACTTCCCCGACCACCGCGGGATGGAACTGTTCGGCGACGAGGTCGCCCCGGAGTTCAGGTAG
- a CDS encoding MTH865 family protein, translating into MTADTAAQLRAELEAVFNSADYPVTEPMELVPVLPDGPGTTFEAGDVSVGVMDFGAEYAEYQDYPYESAEALIDDLMTGFREAGLFD; encoded by the coding sequence ATGACAGCCGACACCGCTGCGCAACTCAGAGCGGAACTGGAAGCGGTCTTCAACAGCGCGGACTATCCCGTTACGGAACCGATGGAACTGGTCCCGGTCCTGCCGGACGGCCCGGGCACGACCTTCGAGGCGGGCGACGTGAGCGTCGGCGTGATGGACTTCGGCGCGGAGTACGCCGAGTACCAGGACTACCCCTACGAGTCGGCCGAGGCCCTCATCGACGACCTGATGACTGGCTTCCGGGAAGCGGGACTGTTCGACTGA
- a CDS encoding PhnD/SsuA/transferrin family substrate-binding protein has product MSDKTRRRVLEGVGIGLTAGLAGCSSDSSSGGSGDGSTDGADSDSGTTVGSTGNDYEPVTFLETPGETPGDTEEMWEPFSEYVSSEVDELDLDVQFADSTSGIGQSLINDQAEMTRSDIVLLANPEEIDVVGIVNEGGASVYFSGIATRPDSDIEELADLEGESIVFADRLSTSGSLYPNYMLNQAGLDSGEAPYGDPVDYDGTWTSGQAGAIENFLNRDEFAAVGCDIAVLLEYISEDQWPDRVREQSGRWDDDVGSSSTELELVEASQSLPLSPIIARSNWEHPLRSDIEEAILSIDEGTLREPDGDVDNPISAVSPGSNEDYQPILDVINTLGVDLGDL; this is encoded by the coding sequence ATGTCAGATAAGACACGCCGTCGCGTGCTGGAGGGCGTTGGTATAGGACTCACCGCAGGCCTTGCAGGCTGTAGTTCAGACAGTTCTAGTGGCGGCTCCGGGGACGGGTCTACTGACGGAGCAGATAGCGATTCCGGCACGACTGTGGGGTCAACGGGCAACGACTATGAACCGGTCACGTTCCTGGAAACGCCCGGTGAGACGCCTGGAGACACCGAAGAGATGTGGGAGCCGTTTTCGGAGTACGTCAGTTCGGAGGTCGACGAGCTGGACCTGGACGTCCAGTTCGCCGATAGCACCTCGGGAATCGGCCAGTCGCTTATCAACGACCAAGCCGAGATGACGCGCAGCGACATCGTGTTGCTCGCCAATCCTGAGGAGATTGACGTCGTCGGTATCGTCAACGAAGGCGGTGCGTCGGTGTACTTCTCCGGAATCGCGACACGCCCGGACTCCGATATCGAGGAGCTCGCTGACCTCGAAGGGGAGAGCATCGTATTCGCCGACCGGCTCTCGACGAGCGGGTCGCTGTACCCCAACTATATGCTCAACCAGGCCGGGCTCGATTCCGGAGAAGCCCCGTACGGCGACCCGGTCGATTACGACGGGACGTGGACGAGCGGCCAGGCGGGCGCGATAGAGAACTTCCTCAACCGGGACGAGTTCGCCGCCGTCGGCTGTGACATCGCTGTGCTCTTGGAGTACATCTCGGAAGACCAGTGGCCGGACCGGGTCCGCGAACAGTCCGGCCGGTGGGACGACGACGTCGGGTCGAGTTCGACGGAACTGGAACTGGTCGAAGCGTCGCAGTCGCTCCCTCTCTCACCGATCATCGCTCGCAGTAACTGGGAACACCCGCTTCGCTCCGACATCGAAGAGGCGATACTCTCGATAGACGAGGGGACGCTGCGGGAGCCGGACGGGGACGTAGACAACCCGATCAGTGCGGTTTCGCCGGGCAGTAACGAGGATTACCAGCCCATCCTCGACGTTATCAACACGCTCGGCGTCGATCTGGGGGACCTGTAG
- a CDS encoding AGE family epimerase/isomerase has protein sequence MDPDSKYRSAEWLRGQIRDVLNFYYPQCLDEDAGGYVAQFDEETGEVYDRSAKHLVATSRFVVNYCVASTLHGPDWCRSAAEHGLRFLQTSHRDAARGGYHWLLDGREPRDSKRVCYGHAFAFLALARAAEADIAGVGDDMKRLYRLLTDRFWEPEHGLCKSEYDPDWTEAADYRGQNANMHMCEALIAAYEATGDRRYLERAETIAEALTVELAAETDGLVWEHYASDWEHDFDYNRNDPRHTFRPWGYQPGHQIEWAKLLAVLARHSDEAWLGTRAEELFEAAIACGWDDDDGGFYYTVDLDLEPLVRDKYSWAVAEAIGAAAALYDVTGDTAYRTWYDTFWQYADANLVNQDLRNWYTKVTEANDPVPTQSGVAVEPGYHPIGACLEGIRSFA, from the coding sequence ATGGACCCCGACTCGAAGTACCGGTCGGCCGAATGGTTGCGCGGTCAGATTCGCGACGTCCTGAACTTCTACTACCCGCAGTGTCTCGACGAGGACGCGGGCGGGTACGTCGCGCAGTTCGACGAGGAGACGGGCGAGGTGTACGACCGCTCCGCGAAACACCTGGTCGCCACGTCGAGGTTCGTCGTCAACTACTGCGTCGCGTCGACGCTGCACGGCCCGGACTGGTGTCGGTCCGCCGCGGAACACGGCCTCCGGTTCCTGCAAACCTCCCACCGTGACGCTGCCCGTGGCGGCTATCACTGGCTCCTCGACGGCCGGGAACCGCGCGACTCGAAACGCGTCTGCTACGGTCACGCGTTCGCGTTCCTGGCGCTCGCCCGCGCCGCCGAGGCCGACATCGCCGGCGTCGGCGACGACATGAAGCGACTATACCGGCTCCTGACCGACCGCTTCTGGGAGCCGGAGCACGGCCTCTGTAAGAGCGAGTACGACCCCGACTGGACGGAGGCCGCCGACTATCGCGGCCAGAACGCGAACATGCACATGTGTGAGGCGCTGATAGCGGCCTACGAGGCGACCGGCGACCGGCGGTATCTGGAGCGAGCCGAAACCATCGCCGAGGCACTCACGGTCGAGTTGGCGGCGGAGACGGACGGACTCGTCTGGGAACACTACGCCAGCGACTGGGAGCACGATTTCGACTACAACCGGAACGACCCGAGACACACGTTCCGGCCGTGGGGATACCAACCGGGCCACCAAATCGAATGGGCGAAACTGCTGGCGGTCCTCGCCCGACACAGTGACGAGGCGTGGCTCGGTACCAGGGCCGAAGAACTGTTCGAGGCGGCCATCGCCTGTGGCTGGGATGACGACGACGGCGGCTTCTACTACACCGTCGATTTGGACCTGGAACCGCTGGTCCGGGACAAGTACTCCTGGGCGGTCGCGGAGGCAATCGGTGCCGCGGCGGCCCTCTACGACGTAACCGGGGACACGGCGTACCGGACGTGGTACGACACGTTCTGGCAGTACGCCGACGCTAATCTCGTCAATCAGGACCTGCGTAACTGGTACACCAAAGTGACGGAGGCGAACGACCCGGTTCCCACGCAGTCGGGCGTCGCCGTCGAGCCCGGCTACCATCCCATCGGTGCCTGCCTCGAAGGCATCCGTTCATTCGCCTGA
- a CDS encoding L-rhamnose mutarotase — translation MGDTERAVYVQRLDPDQREAYVDAHDEVPEGVTAAMERGGVETFELYVREDVAVCILECADLDAYLDAVNGDEAVAEWERYTGQFKRSGVDADADPEAGIPFMERVWWFEPDAE, via the coding sequence ATGGGAGACACCGAGCGAGCCGTCTACGTCCAGCGACTCGACCCCGACCAGCGGGAGGCGTACGTCGACGCCCACGACGAGGTCCCCGAGGGCGTGACCGCCGCGATGGAGCGGGGCGGCGTCGAGACGTTCGAACTGTACGTCCGCGAGGACGTCGCGGTCTGCATCTTGGAGTGTGCGGACCTGGACGCCTACCTCGACGCCGTCAACGGCGACGAGGCCGTCGCGGAGTGGGAGCGCTACACCGGCCAGTTCAAGCGGTCGGGCGTCGACGCGGACGCCGACCCCGAGGCCGGCATCCCGTTCATGGAACGGGTCTGGTGGTTCGAGCCCGACGCCGAGTGA